Genomic segment of Rhodospirillaceae bacterium:
GCTCCGCCTTCGTCGTCCGCGAATAGCCCTCGAACGCGGCGGCGGCGGCGGCGACGGCGCGGTTCACGTCGGCCTCGTTGGCCAGCACGATCGTGCCGATCCGCGCCTCGCTTGCGGGATTGAAGACGGGAAATTCCGCGGTACTGTCCGGCTGCACCCATTCGCCGCCGATGAAGAAGGCGCGCAGGTCGCGATCCGACATCCGGTTTCCTCCTGTCCCGCGTCTGTCGCCGGTCTATAGACCTACCAGAGGCGACCGGATACACTCAATTCGTCCGGGAATTGCCTTGCACGAGGGAGGAAATGATGACGACGAAGAAAACATCGGCGGTGAGCCGCCGCACCGTTCTGGCCGGCGCGGGCGCCGGCGCCGTCGCCGCGGCCGTCCCGCTGCGTCACGGTCTGGCAGCGAGCAAGATCAAGGTCGGCATCCTGCTGCCGAGGTCGGGACCGCAGGCGCAGATCGGCATCGATTGCCAGCGCGGCGCGGACGTGGCGCCGGAAGTGCTCAGCGCAATGGGCTATCCCGAAATGGAATACATGCTGGGCGATACCGAGACCAAGGTGGACGTCGCCCGCGCGCAGGCGGAGAAGCTCATCAATGCCGGCGCGCACGTTATCGTCGGCGCCTTCGATTCCGGCCAGACCATGGCCGCGGCCCAGGTCTGCGAGCAGAAGAACATTCCGCTGGTGGTCAATATCGCGGCGGTCACGAAGCTGACGGAGCTCGGCTACAAGTGGGTCTTCCGTAATTTCCCGACCGGCCCGATGATCGTCGGCGATGCGTTCAAGAACCAGAAAAAGCTGTTCGCCATGGGCGGCGCGACGCCCAAGACCGTGGCCCTGCTGCATGTCAACGACACCTTCGGCACCAGCCTGTCCGGCGCGTTGATGGCGCTGACGCCGAAGTTCAAGATGCCCTACAAGATCGTCGAAAAGATTCCCTACGATCCCTACGGGCGCGATTTCTCGGCCGAGGTGCGCAAGGTCAAGGGCGCCAAGCCCGATGCCCTGTGGGCGGTCAGCCGGCTCAACGACGCCATCGCCATCACCAAGGAGCTGGTGCGCCAGCGCGTCGACCTGATGGGCGTCCTGTCCACCGGGCCGGGCTGGTACGAGGACCCCTATCTCAAGGCGACCGGCAAATACGGCGACGACGTCGTCAACCTCGTGCCGTGGGTCGACTACAAGAAGGAAATGGCGCGCAAGATGCGCGACGCCTATCAGAAGAGGTTCCCCGGCCGCAGCATCACGGCGAACCAGGGCTATACCTTCGATGCCATGCTGATCGTCGCCGACGCGTTCAAGCGCGCAGGCTCGACAAAGAACACCGACCTGCAGGCGGCGCTGCGGGCGACGAATATCAGCAATAACACGACGATCGGCCACGGCATCAAGTTCAACGAGAAGGGCCAGGTACCCTATGTGCCCTGCGGCGCGGTGCAGAACCGCGGCGGCAAGACGCTGGTCGTGCTGCCCGAGTTCGCCGCGGTCGCCAAGCCGATCTGGCCGATGCGGCCCTGGAACAAACGCTAGCAGGCTGCAACCGCCCCCGCCGGCTGCAAAACACGCCGGCGCGGGCGGCGGGACGGCACGCGAAACCCGGTCTGCTCTCCCCTTAGGCCGGGTCGGGGGACTCTGACTTGGATTTCTGGACCCTGGCCAATGCGGTCGCGAGCGGTCTGCTGATCGGGCTGGTCTACGGCCTCAGCGCGCTCGGCCTCTCGGTCATTTTCGGCGTCATCCGCATTGTCAACTTCGCCCATGGCGAGATCATGGTCATGGGCATGTTCTTTGCGCTGCTGATGTTCCGCTGGCTCGGGCTGGACCCGCTGCTGTCGGTGCCGCTGGCGGCGGCGCTCATGTTCGGTTTCGGATACGTCCTGCAGCTTGTCGTGGTCAGCCGGGTCTCGCACCTGCCCGAGCACATGCAGTTCCTGCTGCTGGCCGCCATTGCGATCATGATCGTCAGCGCCCTGCTGCTGATCTTCGGGCCGGACGCTCAGGGCGTGGAAGTCGATTATGCGTGGGACAGCTTCGCGGTCGGCGAGCTGATTATCGACTATCCCAAGATGTTCGCCGCGATCGGTGCCGTCATCGTCGCCTCCCTGCTGCTCGCCTTCTTCAAATACACCGCGACCGGCAAGGCGATCCGCGCCTGCGCCGACAACCGCATGGGGGCGCAGGTCGTCGGCCTCAACGTCAGCCGGCTCTATGCGCTCACCTTCGGCATCGGCGCGGCCTGCCTCGGCGCGGCCGGCGCGATCATCCTGCTGCTGTTCGAGGTCCATCCCTACCTGGCGCCCGGTTACACCCTGCTCGCCTTCGTGATCGTCATCATCGGCGGCCTCGGCAGCCTGTTCGGCGCGCTGGTCGGCGGCATCCTGATCGGGGTGTCGGAAGCCCTTGCGGCAGTCCTGTTCCAGCCGTCGATGAAGACCGCCTTCAGCTTCGGCCTGCTGATCCTGATCCTGCTGCTGCGGCCCCAGGGCCTGCTGGGCAAGGCCGTCCGATGACGCCGGTCCGCCGCTTCTTCGGTCCGCTTTCGCCGGCCGGGCTCTGGCTCGGCGGGGCGTTCCTCCTGCTGCTCCTGCTGCTGCCCTTCTGGGGCGGGTCCTATGTCATGACGGTCGCCATAACCGTTTTCTACCTGGCGTTGATCGGCCAGTCCTGGAACCTGATGCTCGGCTTCGCCGGGCTGCTCTCGATCGGCCACGCCCTGTTCGTCGGCATCGGCGCCTACACCGCGGCCTACCTGTTCGCGGCCATCGGCCTGCCGCCGGTCGTCGGCATCGTGCCGGCGGTCGGTCTGGCGGTCCTGATGGGGCTGCTCATCGGCTATCTGGGTTTCCGCTTCGCCATCGGC
This window contains:
- a CDS encoding ABC transporter substrate-binding protein, giving the protein MTTKKTSAVSRRTVLAGAGAGAVAAAVPLRHGLAASKIKVGILLPRSGPQAQIGIDCQRGADVAPEVLSAMGYPEMEYMLGDTETKVDVARAQAEKLINAGAHVIVGAFDSGQTMAAAQVCEQKNIPLVVNIAAVTKLTELGYKWVFRNFPTGPMIVGDAFKNQKKLFAMGGATPKTVALLHVNDTFGTSLSGALMALTPKFKMPYKIVEKIPYDPYGRDFSAEVRKVKGAKPDALWAVSRLNDAIAITKELVRQRVDLMGVLSTGPGWYEDPYLKATGKYGDDVVNLVPWVDYKKEMARKMRDAYQKRFPGRSITANQGYTFDAMLIVADAFKRAGSTKNTDLQAALRATNISNNTTIGHGIKFNEKGQVPYVPCGAVQNRGGKTLVVLPEFAAVAKPIWPMRPWNKR
- a CDS encoding branched-chain amino acid ABC transporter permease yields the protein MDFWTLANAVASGLLIGLVYGLSALGLSVIFGVIRIVNFAHGEIMVMGMFFALLMFRWLGLDPLLSVPLAAALMFGFGYVLQLVVVSRVSHLPEHMQFLLLAAIAIMIVSALLLIFGPDAQGVEVDYAWDSFAVGELIIDYPKMFAAIGAVIVASLLLAFFKYTATGKAIRACADNRMGAQVVGLNVSRLYALTFGIGAACLGAAGAIILLLFEVHPYLAPGYTLLAFVIVIIGGLGSLFGALVGGILIGVSEALAAVLFQPSMKTAFSFGLLILILLLRPQGLLGKAVR